One window of Methylococcus sp. EFPC2 genomic DNA carries:
- the prmB gene encoding 50S ribosomal protein L3 N(5)-glutamine methyltransferase — MSEFEAVTAHLTTLRDYIRWGASRFNAAGLFFGHGTASATDEAAALVLHAIHQPHDLPAGYFNCVLAPDERARVVELLERRIAERKPAAYLIGEAWFCGLPFHVDENVLVPRSPIAELIEQQFSPWVSEPDTVTDLLDLCTGSGCIAIASALAFPDAAVDAADISPAALAVARRNIVRHEVEDRVRAVESDLFSSLGDKRYDLIVSNPPYVATAEWQSLPPEYHAEPKLGLESGVDGLDCVRRILREAEAHLKPEGLLIVEVGSSAEALEEAYPDLPFCWLDFERGGDGVFLVTAEQLRASRHQLN, encoded by the coding sequence ATGAGTGAATTCGAGGCCGTCACGGCCCATCTCACCACGCTGCGCGACTACATCCGCTGGGGCGCCAGCCGTTTCAACGCCGCCGGGCTGTTTTTCGGACACGGCACCGCGAGCGCGACCGATGAAGCCGCCGCGCTGGTACTGCACGCCATCCACCAGCCGCACGACTTGCCGGCCGGCTATTTCAACTGCGTGCTGGCGCCGGATGAGCGGGCACGCGTCGTCGAGTTGCTGGAACGCCGCATCGCCGAGCGCAAGCCGGCGGCCTATCTGATCGGCGAGGCCTGGTTCTGCGGCCTGCCCTTTCATGTCGACGAAAACGTGCTGGTACCGCGCTCGCCCATCGCCGAATTGATCGAACAGCAATTCAGCCCCTGGGTCAGCGAGCCGGATACGGTCACCGACCTCCTCGATCTTTGCACCGGTTCGGGTTGCATCGCCATCGCCAGCGCCTTGGCTTTCCCCGATGCCGCGGTGGATGCCGCCGACATTTCCCCTGCGGCCTTGGCCGTGGCGCGGCGCAACATCGTTCGGCACGAAGTGGAGGATAGGGTGCGCGCGGTCGAATCCGACTTGTTTAGCTCACTGGGCGACAAACGTTACGATTTGATCGTCAGCAATCCGCCCTACGTGGCCACCGCCGAGTGGCAGTCCCTGCCGCCCGAATATCACGCGGAACCCAAGTTGGGCCTGGAGTCAGGAGTCGACGGTCTGGATTGCGTGCGGCGCATTCTGCGCGAGGCCGAGGCTCATTTGAAGCCGGAAGGCTTGCTCATCGTCGAGGTCGGCAGCAGCGCGGAAGCGCTGGAAGAGGCTTATCCCGACCTTCCTTTCTGCTGGCTGGATTTCGAGCGCGGTGGGGATGGGGTGTTTCTGGTCACCGCCGAGCAGTTGCGGGCCAGTCGGCATCAGTTGAACTGA
- the argC gene encoding N-acetyl-gamma-glutamyl-phosphate reductase, which yields MIQAGIVGGTGYTGVELLRILALHPDVVIRAVTSRADAGSRVDALYPNLRGFVDAVFSEPDIEALSGCDVVFFATPNGTAMRMAPQLLERGVKVIDLAADFRLRDPAVWEQWYGEPHACPDLLQEAVYGLPEVNREALRSARVVANPGCYPTAVQLGLLPLIEAGWVHPDGLVADAKSGVSGAGRKAEIANLMSETGESFKAYGVPGHRHLPEIRQGLELAAGQSVGLTFVPHLLPMIRGIHATLYARLKGEAGDLQDLYESRYRGEAFVDVLPAGSHPDTRNVRGANRCQIAVHRPQGGDTVVILSVIDNLVKGAAGQAVQNLNLMFGLDERAGLRAIGLYP from the coding sequence ATGATACAAGCAGGCATAGTCGGCGGGACGGGCTATACCGGGGTCGAGTTGTTACGCATACTGGCCCTGCACCCCGACGTCGTTATCCGCGCGGTGACTTCCCGCGCCGACGCGGGCAGCCGGGTGGATGCGCTTTATCCCAATCTGCGCGGTTTTGTCGACGCCGTATTCAGCGAACCGGACATCGAGGCGCTGAGCGGATGCGACGTGGTGTTTTTCGCCACCCCCAATGGCACGGCGATGCGGATGGCCCCGCAACTGCTCGAGCGGGGCGTGAAAGTCATCGATCTGGCTGCCGACTTCCGCCTGCGGGATCCCGCCGTTTGGGAGCAGTGGTATGGTGAGCCGCATGCCTGCCCCGATTTGTTGCAGGAGGCCGTCTACGGTCTGCCCGAAGTCAATCGCGAGGCCCTACGGTCGGCGCGCGTCGTCGCCAATCCGGGTTGCTACCCGACTGCGGTGCAATTGGGCCTGTTGCCCTTGATCGAAGCGGGATGGGTGCACCCGGACGGTCTCGTCGCCGACGCGAAGTCCGGCGTCAGCGGCGCCGGTCGCAAGGCCGAGATTGCCAACCTGATGAGCGAAACCGGCGAAAGTTTCAAGGCTTACGGAGTCCCCGGGCATCGTCATCTGCCGGAAATCCGCCAGGGTCTCGAACTTGCCGCCGGCCAGTCGGTGGGACTGACTTTCGTACCTCATCTGTTGCCCATGATACGCGGCATCCACGCCACCCTTTACGCCCGCCTCAAAGGCGAAGCCGGCGACCTGCAGGACTTGTATGAAAGCCGCTACCGAGGCGAGGCTTTCGTCGATGTGCTGCCGGCCGGCTCGCATCCGGACACGCGCAACGTGCGCGGCGCCAACCGCTGCCAGATCGCCGTACACAGGCCGCAAGGCGGCGATACGGTCGTGATCCTGTCGGTGATCGACAATCTGGTGAAAGGCGCGGCCGGCCAAGCGGTGCAGAATCTTAACCTGATGTTCGGTCTCGACGAGCGCGCCGGGCTGCGCGCCATCGGTCTATATCCCTAG
- a CDS encoding integration host factor subunit alpha, with protein MMALTKAELVEKLLTTLALNKRDAKRLVDQFFEEIKNALEEGDPVKLSGFGNFDLRDKKQRPGRNPKTGEEIPITARRVVTFKPGQKLKAKVEVHPESE; from the coding sequence ATCATGGCGCTGACCAAAGCCGAACTGGTGGAAAAATTATTGACCACGCTGGCCTTGAACAAGCGAGACGCCAAACGGCTGGTCGACCAGTTTTTCGAGGAGATCAAGAACGCGCTCGAAGAGGGCGATCCGGTAAAGCTTTCCGGGTTCGGCAATTTCGACCTGCGCGACAAGAAGCAGCGCCCCGGACGCAATCCGAAAACGGGCGAAGAGATCCCCATCACCGCACGCCGCGTGGTCACCTTCAAACCCGGCCAGAAATTGAAGGCCAAGGTCGAAGTCCATCCCGAGTCTGAATAG